Below is a genomic region from Zea mays cultivar B73 chromosome 9, Zm-B73-REFERENCE-NAM-5.0, whole genome shotgun sequence.
TGCTGAACGAGTTCGGCATCGACCCCGAAGACTTCGCCGCCGGGTTCCGCCGCAGCGGCCTCGCCTGCGGGTGGCTCACCTGGACCGCCTTCTCGGGCTCGTACGACTTCGGGTACCTCGCCAAGGCGCTCACCGGCGGCCAGCCGCTGCCGGACACGCTGGACGGCTTCCTCGCCCTGGTCCGTCGGCTGTTCGGACACAGTGTGTTCGACGTGAAGCACCTCGCCAGATGCTGCGCCTTGCGCGGGGGGCTGGAGCAGGTGGCCACCGCGCTCGGCGTCAAGCGCGCCGCCGGCCGCGCGCACTGCGCCGGCTCCGACAGCCTGCTCACCACCGACGTTCTCCTGCTAATGATGGATCGCTTCTTCAGGAACGTCGATGTGCTCGCGCACGCCGGAACCATCGTAGACCTCACCTAGTTCCCAGTACTGCTTTTCTTTTGTAAAGGTTTAGTGTAGTTTGCACTGCAGCCATGCAGTGTCTAGCTTCTTGTTTGACACCAAAATGAGCcggaggccggacagtccgcggtccggacggtccgcgcctgtgggccggacggtccgcgcgtgcgcagaacagattagagttccgagttttgtgctatggttgttagctaaaatcatgggataagctcggaaattagtttgtaaagggtccagcccccctcctctataaatagagaggtctacggccgatttgtaatcatcaacaatcgaatcaatacatcttctattcacattttattctaggagtagttctagtctagtatagttttagccttccaatccccaattcttcgtctctcttcgactctacgtcgattagaggagtctaggtcggccggcccgagcctagacaccacctaggatctctactccccgacggggtccctcccgggagcgagatccaggcgccgtcggcgatcttccgccgcccctgcgcacgcgcggaccgtccggccctagggcgcggaccgtccggccgtcaggcagggaaccctagcccctgtgccaggtcgcggaccgtccggccctgtgccgcggaccgtccgcgcctgaccagaaagcatcaccgcctcgcaccaggccgcggaccgtccggccccgcgcgcggaccgtccgcccctgtgcagagggcaccgccgctggttcttgttgagtatttggcgctccgaaaaggcgtcaacatactttttggcgactccgctggggagaacacatctaggctcatcaaatcggccctcaatggccggttcaaaagatagctctgaggtttccaccagcaatatcatcacaccgacatgggaagccttgccggctgaagaacagctcctattcgaggagcgccaggagcagctgatccaagaagcaaagacGAAGTTTCTGgctgacttcaaagtggacaggaacaacaaagtcgttcggcaacgggcgacagatctggcttcgctccgacctactacgattaccccaaatgtaagtagcaccaacgaactccaatctcttaaagcttacatagacgaacagcgagaacagatgcaaaatatcataggggttatgcaaaacgattgtaggagactagtacgtgcatttgataaatctagtatagcaaattttccttcacgcgaggttgaattaggagataatacacgtaatacatcggttagaggttgtcacgaccagtcacaacccccttatgggatgccgatggacacgtaccctgagcaaacgcaaatcggcagtaaaccaGCCGATCTACACATGTCCGGACCATCCGGGTCAGCCAcagccgggcccatttttaatgagttacctagacacacacccgagccaccacatagggcaccgaatttaaactatccagtcggacggtccgcatacaacgacggacggtccgcatataatcacggacggtccgggtacgtatccggacagtccgcgcatgagtcttttgaggggggttattacctgaatcctcacccgtcccaacaacacttcccatcacattatgcaatgcaccagcccattaatttaggatccagagcccaggaaagctttccggccccacctagaaggccggaaagaaacgatcaaacatatgagccatatagggcaaatggaaatgcaccacgtagctcaaaccaatggggggaacgacaacatactaacatgcaaccaaccccacctatgtttgaccagagagccggtggtcttgcaccggctgccattggtatagtgagggaagaaatagccggggcgttccgagataagctcggagtaagcatgatccctggggggcaatcatatcggaagccttatgacagccgatttgatcaccacccatacccacagggaaccaggatacccgagtttgcaaagttttcgggtgaccaaggaaagagcacgcgtgagcacataggccagttcctagcacaattaggagaattggccgacaccgaagcattccgtgtgcgtttattttcattatccttaatagggactgcattcacatggtatgccacgctccctcctaattccattttgtcatggggagacttagagcaaaaatttcatgaacatttcttctctggtgattatgagctagatttagtagacttagtgaccctacgacaagaaaaggatgaatcggttagtgattatatccagagattccaggatacgagaaaccgatgctttcaaattcatttaacagataaacaactggcaggaatagcctttgatggattgcgctattatttaaaagagagattagaaggcatccagttctttactctagcacaattacatcagagagcttcggcttgtgaaagccgaagcaaagaactagtcagaacggttcatcataatgtccctatagtagaacacaatcaaaatAGTTCGGACAATGAACCAAAgaaagtttacactgccgaaatagtttggcccgagcaggccaaatcttcggcttgctactccttgcagtcagttcaaaaggaacgacaggaggaagttaagtttacatttaatgtcggcaaatgtgataagatattcgatgaattactaaaaaatggtaacattaaaattgattatatcgttccacctgccgacgaactaaagcgtcgcgcatactgcaagtggcacaactcattttcccatgccactaatgattgtaatgtgttccgacgacaaattcaatcggccattaatgagggacgattgaaatttcaggaggacacggagcccttcccaatgaatgtgatcgactttaatggcaaaaaggtcctaattcggcccaacacggccgataagggcaaagacaaagaagtcatcatcggcaacgcacgggaggccgatgggaacaacaaaatttcttgcaggaaagtgatggccgagaagactcctgatggaggggagacactgaaggtaaccatcacaaactccagcgctggggggcaagcacagacaaggggatatgcgcgagaacccatactacgcatcgcggacggtccggtgtccaggcgcggacggtccgtaacatcaccggacggtccggagcgttccagcggacggtccggcaacgccgaagagccgcgacgaccacgtaccttcaaaccacgacgaccagaaataggtacgtggaaaactaacacgttcaaggcaactggtcggttggtaaaatctagcccgacctttgatcaattattgtctaaatatgtgaaaaagaaggctgacaccagcgaccggccaccaaagggaccacacttacccacccaggtgcgacggcagattaggccgattggaccaccacaccaatcggaaaggacgggaggtcataatgttcaattaagacctaacatacctgcatggacacctccaccaccatatccacctatgccatattcatacacatacatacctccaccatacgtcccaaatcaaatgtggggcatgccaccatacctatttgggatgccacagtaccccgcttggggggcaccccaaacatctgtattcaataggttgacacctccagtacaagaccgattgagagcccctcaatctggtccacgagcacaggcccagcaagattgccgaacaatTCGGCcacaaaggctgactaatccggcaggggggcatacagctacaacctccaacagtacgaaaaagggagacgtcattaaaataggaacgacagatgtcatcgtacaacaaaataacgaagggccgatgatttttggtgaatcggccaacacaaacaaaaaagaaagtacgactgtcaataaaatagccgatccaaaatactccatgccccgatggtgcccatcgggattgacacgatcgcaaaagcgaaaattacaacgccttagagcaaaggagaatcaggagaaggaggcggaaaaaatattcaatgacacacatccgcagtatc
It encodes:
- the LOC103639808 gene encoding probable CCR4-associated factor 1 homolog 11; the encoded protein is MAPPLVFTSIGASMNAAVRDVWASNFDEELSNLSAVLPRYPCVCLDTEFPGAVHDSDMPRYMRGPRESYELVKRNVDDLKLLQVGIALSGPAGRFPIAWQFNIRGFDPALHPHAPASIAMLREQGMDFAMLNEFGIDPEDFAAGFRRSGLACGWLTWTAFSGSYDFGYLAKALTGGQPLPDTLDGFLALVRRLFGHSVFDVKHLARCCALRGGLEQVATALGVKRAAGRAHCAGSDSLLTTDVLLLMMDRFFRNVDVLAHAGTIVDLT